Within the Methanobacterium sp. genome, the region ATAACTTCATCAGGATAAGCAGGGAGAATGCAGACATTTGATGCAGCAATGAATTCCGGTATCTTATTGTAGGGTTGTTTACCCGTTAATATAAGTTGATCGTCCATTTGATATTTATCTCTGATCTCTACTAAATCTGGATAAGCGTCTCCATCGCCAACAACCATCAATTTAATATTTTTATTATTTTCTTTACCTATTTTCTCTGCTACTTCTTTAACACCTGCAAAGTGGTAAATCCATCCCATGAAGAAAAGAAGTAACTCCTCATCATTAACACCATAATTTTTGCGAATATGAAAACCATCAATTTTATGGTCAAATCTTTTAAAATCAATACCGGCATCGATAATAATTGTTTTTTCTTTATCAGAACCTAATTTAACAGCAAATTCTGTAAGCTTCTTATTAATGGTTATAACTAAGTCCGAATTTTTGATAATCTTCTTGTTAACCTGTTTACCAATGTATTGCAGCGACTTCTCAGGTATTAAAGTGTAAAGAACATCAATGAGATAATAAACAAATGGTATATTATGTTTTTTAGCAACCTTAGAAGCAATGTAAGTATTAATCAGACCAAACCCAACAATTACATCTGGTTTGAACTCCTTTATCTGTCTATTAATTTCTCTCCAATTAGTCCATGCCCATGAAAAATAATTCAAACCAGGAATCTTAAGTAGACTTGGTCTTATAACATCTATCCGGGCCTCATCATGGATTTTATGAACATCTCTGAAAACTGTTCTTTTTGAGATCAATCCTTCATTTTTATTAGTTTTCCAGTCGATCTCGTAGTCAATAACCCGGATCTTATGCCCTCTCAAAGATAATCTTTCCATGAGGTGGTGTTGTTGATGAGGGTTTCTCTGGATCCAGTCGGATTCTTGTACAACAAGTATATTCATAAATATCAGAATTCAGCGCTTTTTTCGATGTCTTCCCAATTTTCCACAAACCAAGAATGAGTCTTTTTCAAACCATCTTTAAATCCGGTCTGCGGGTTGTAATCAAGGATTTTTCGGGCTTTTTCAATGGAAGAAAGTAACCGTGTTTTGGCATCCCAGTCTCTGCGGGCCGCATAGGCTATTCCTTCAG harbors:
- a CDS encoding glycosyltransferase, giving the protein MNILVVQESDWIQRNPHQQHHLMERLSLRGHKIRVIDYEIDWKTNKNEGLISKRTVFRDVHKIHDEARIDVIRPSLLKIPGLNYFSWAWTNWREINRQIKEFKPDVIVGFGLINTYIASKVAKKHNIPFVYYLIDVLYTLIPEKSLQYIGKQVNKKIIKNSDLVITINKKLTEFAVKLGSDKEKTIIIDAGIDFKRFDHKIDGFHIRKNYGVNDEELLLFFMGWIYHFAGVKEVAEKIGKENNKNIKLMVVGDGDAYPDLVEIRDKYQMDDQLILTGKQPYNKIPEFIAASNVCILPAYPDEVIMQDIVPIKIYEYMAMSKPVITTHLPGVIAEFGENNGVVYVKNSKDVVSKSINMNIEKEGEKSWKFVRHNDWEKLTDLFEKRIKLEN